In Carya illinoinensis cultivar Pawnee chromosome 9, C.illinoinensisPawnee_v1, whole genome shotgun sequence, the following are encoded in one genomic region:
- the LOC122276839 gene encoding uncharacterized protein LOC122276839, whose amino-acid sequence MNQEVEKSLTQPESANGSNSNSSDPVNRVRNLLFRRMLVGIRDGRFFLGTFHCIDKQGNIILQDAVEYRSTQRSSPSPMEQRCLGLILIPSSCRSSCHWDCSIEEQLSLLKF is encoded by the coding sequence ATGAATCAAGAAGTGGAGAAATCCTTGACTCAGCCAGAGAGTGCTAATGGGTCTAATTCAAACAGTTCAGACCCCGTAAATCGTGTAAGGAATCTGCTGTTTCGTCGAATGCTGGTGGGAATTAGAGATGGACGGTTTTTCTTGGGCACCTTCCACTGCATTGACAAGCAAGGAAACATCATTCTCCAAGATGCTGTGGAGTATCGTAGCACCCAACGCTCCTCCCCTTCTCCCATGGAACAGCGGTGCCTTGGTCTTATTCTCATCCCTTCCTCTTGCCGTTCCTCATGTCACTGGGATTGTTCTATTGAAGAGCAATTGTCATTGCTAAAATTTTAG
- the LOC122275341 gene encoding KH domain-containing protein At4g18375-like has translation MGETGKRSRFHKDRDGDNKNQKRRVNDKDDKGNDELVVYRILCPDGVIGSVIGKSGKVINSIRQETRAKVKVVDPYSGANDRVIIIYSYVREKEEVEVDDEFSDRKPLCAAQDALLKVHAAIANAVASVGDSDKKRKDKEECQILVPSSQSANIIGKAGATIKKLRSKTRTNIKVTAKDATDPTHSCAMDFDNFVMISGEPEAVNKALFAISAIMYKFTPREEIPLDTSVPDASPSIIIPSDIPIYPPGGLYQSADPVAPHRSVPPIVGATNVQDLQGYADTGNTWPLYSSALPVVSGFSDASRTEELVVRVLCPFDKIGRVIGKGGGTIKSIRQASGAHVEVDDTKDDRDECIITITATESPDDLKSMAVEAVLLLQGKINDEDDETVTIRLLVPSKVIGCIIGKSGSIINEIRKRTKADVRISKGDKPRCADANDELVEVLGEVGSVRDALVQIVLRLRDDVLKDRDGGRNHTVGADSLFSAGTGLSVPSVLSSVPPVAPFGYDQRVESGSGLGMLSSSSLYGYGSLSMGENGYGSMPSYSSKLYGGLPPPSTLEIMVPANAVGKVMGKGGANIANIRKISGAMIQISESKSSRGDRIAHVSGTSEQKRAAENLIQAFILAT, from the exons ATGGGTGAGACCGGGAAGCGATCTCGTTTCCATAAGGACCGTGATGGGGACAACAAGAATCAGAAGAGACGGGTGAACGACAAAGATGACAAAGGCAATGATGAACTGGTTGTTTATAGAATACTATGCCCTGATGGGGTTATTGGAAGTGTCATTGGTAAGAGTGGGAAAGTGATAAATTCTATAAGGCAAGAGACACGGGCAAAAGTAAAGGTTGTGGATCCGTATTCAGGTGCTAATGACCGTGTTATAATAATCTACAGCTATGTTAGGGAGAAGGAAGAGGTTGAGGTAGATGATGAGTTTAGTGATAGGAAACCTTTATGTGCTGCTCAGGATGCTCTTCTTAAAGTTCATGCTGCCATTGCAAATGCTGTGGCTAGTGTGGGAGATTCTGACAAGAAGCGAAAGGATAAGGAGGAATGTCAGATTCTTGTTCCATCTAGCCAGTCTGCAAATATCATTGGTAAGGCTGGAGCCACAATAAAGAAACTGAGAAGCAAGACGAGGACAAACATTAAGGTCACGGCCAAGGATGCCACGGATCCAACTCACTCATGTGCGATggactttgataattttgtcATG ATTAGTGGTGAGCCAGAGGCCGTGAATAAAGCACTGTTTGCCATTTCTGCAATTATGTACAAGTTCACTCCTAGAGAAGAGATTCCTCTGGACACGAGTGTACCGGATGCTTCTCCAAGCATTATCATCCCATCAGATATCCCTATTTATCCACCAGGTGGACTATATCAAAGTGCAGATCCTGTTGCCCCTCATAGATCTGTTCCTCCAATCGTAGGTGCTACAAATGTACAGGATCTCCAGGGTTATGCCGATACAGGGAATACGTGGCCTCTTTATTCATCTGCCCTTCCTGTGGTGTCTGGGTTCAGTGATGCCTCACGAACTGAGGAGTTAGTTGTAAGAGTACTGTGTCCTTTTGACAAGATTGGGCGAGTCATTGGCAAAGGAGGGGGTACTATTAAAAGTATAAGACAGGCTAGTGGTGCTCATGTTGAAGTTGATGATACCaaggatgatcgtgatgagtGCATCATCACGATTACTGCAACAGAG TCACCCGATGATCTGAAATCCATGGCAGTTGAAGCTGTTCTATTGTTGCAAGGAAAGATcaatgatgaagatgatgaaacTGTTACTATCAGACTCCTTGTTCCATCCAAGGTCATTGGGTGTATTATTGGAAAAAGTGGGTCAATTATAAATGAAATACGTAAGAGAACTAAAGCTGATGTCCGTATCTCAAAGGGTGATAAGCCTAGGTGTGCTGATGCAAATGATGAACTTGTTGAG GTTCTTGGAGAAGTTGGCAGTGTTAGAGATGCACTTGTCCAGATTGTTTTAAGGCTCCGTGATGATGTCCTCAAAGATAGGGATGGTGGTCGTAACCATACTGTTGGTGCAGATTCTCTATTCTCTGCTGGTACTGGACTCTCAGTTCCATCTGTCTTGTCTTCTGTTCCCCCTGTTGCTCCTTTTGGATATGATCAGAGGGTTGAAAGTGGAAGTGGCTTGGGCATGCTTTCTTCAAGCAGCCTCTATGGATATGGATCTTTGTCG ATGGGTGAAAATGGCTATGGATCCATGCCTTCATATTCGTCCAAGCTGTATGGAGG GTTGCCTCCCCCTTCAACGCTTGAGATTATGGTCCCTGCTAATGCAGTGGGTAAAGTGATGGGCAAAGGAGGAGCGAATATAGCCAACATTCGGAAG ATATCAGGTGCAATGATACAGATATCTGAATCCAAATCTTCCCGGGGTGATCGTATTGCCCATGTATCAGGAACATCTGAACAGAAGCGTGCTGCTGAAAACTTGATTCAGGCATTTATACTGGCCACCTGA